The Sphaerospermopsis torques-reginae ITEP-024 genome has a window encoding:
- a CDS encoding fumarylacetoacetate hydrolase family protein, with the protein MAQRYVRVKSQEGKIYYGLLQLSLNVEVLDAPPWLEGQPTDLILEPDKYRLLAPCSPSKIVAVGKNYADHAAEMGTSVPDEPLIFLKPPTTVIASEMEIKYPPQSQRVDYEGELALVIGDRTSDCTPEAAQSKIWGYTIANDVTARDLQKKDAQWTRAKGFDTFCPLGPWIVRELNPGARLQTFLNDDPHPVQSAGIDQMVFSPDFLVSYISQVMTLLPGDVVLTGTPFGVGLLNIGDRVRVEIEGIGRLENIVIRR; encoded by the coding sequence ATGGCGCAACGCTATGTGCGAGTTAAGAGTCAAGAAGGAAAAATTTACTATGGTTTGCTGCAATTATCCCTAAACGTGGAAGTTTTGGACGCTCCACCTTGGTTAGAAGGGCAACCCACTGATTTAATTTTAGAACCGGACAAATACAGACTCCTAGCTCCCTGTTCACCCTCGAAAATTGTGGCTGTAGGAAAGAACTATGCTGACCATGCAGCAGAAATGGGAACTTCCGTACCCGATGAACCGCTGATTTTCCTCAAACCACCCACCACAGTTATCGCCTCAGAAATGGAAATCAAATATCCTCCACAGTCACAACGGGTAGACTATGAAGGAGAATTAGCATTAGTAATAGGCGATCGCACCAGTGACTGTACACCAGAGGCAGCCCAAAGCAAAATTTGGGGCTATACCATTGCCAATGATGTTACAGCCAGAGATTTACAAAAAAAAGATGCCCAATGGACAAGAGCCAAAGGTTTTGATACATTTTGCCCTTTAGGTCCTTGGATTGTGCGAGAATTGAATCCAGGAGCGAGATTACAAACCTTTTTGAATGATGATCCCCATCCTGTCCAATCTGCTGGTATTGATCAGATGGTGTTTTCCCCAGATTTTTTAGTGTCTTATATCAGTCAGGTGATGACACTATTACCAGGGGATGTGGTGCTAACAGGTACACCCTTTGGCGTGGGACTATTAAATATAGGCGATCGCGTCCGTGTGGAAATTGAAGGTATTGGCCGCCTGGAAAACATAGTTATCCGACGATAA
- a CDS encoding DapH/DapD/GlmU-related protein — MESITSQEIADFLGFKLNGTNLTITQVSSISNIATGSLVFANKYSQELANTLNNYCGQILALVVPEYEHELRCSHILVSNPRLEFARILNRFVAEKPSETIAKTAIIGDGVLLGSGVTIGEYVVIGKNVRIGDNTEIRNHVVIGDNTLIGSHCLIKSHTVIGEEGFGFDFEADNTPVRIPHIGSVEIGNNVEIGAFSTVVKATLEKTIIGSYVKVDDHVHIAHNVVIGEKTLLTACSIVGGSVTIGKGVWIAPNASITNKMSVGDRSFVGIGSVVNKDVPENSIVVGNPARRTGNRYEESNRQ, encoded by the coding sequence ATGGAAAGTATAACATCTCAAGAGATAGCTGATTTCCTAGGGTTTAAGCTAAATGGTACTAACTTAACTATAACTCAGGTTAGCTCAATCAGTAATATAGCCACAGGAAGTTTAGTGTTTGCTAACAAATATAGTCAAGAGTTAGCCAATACGTTAAATAATTATTGTGGCCAAATTTTGGCTCTAGTTGTTCCAGAATATGAACATGAATTACGATGCTCACACATTTTAGTGTCAAATCCCAGACTGGAATTTGCGAGAATCTTGAATAGATTTGTCGCCGAAAAGCCCTCTGAAACAATTGCCAAAACTGCCATTATAGGGGATGGCGTTTTACTAGGATCTGGCGTTACTATTGGAGAGTATGTCGTTATTGGTAAGAATGTTAGAATTGGGGATAATACTGAAATTCGCAATCATGTTGTCATCGGCGATAATACTTTGATTGGTAGCCACTGCTTGATTAAGTCCCATACAGTTATTGGAGAAGAGGGGTTCGGCTTTGATTTTGAAGCAGACAATACGCCTGTTCGCATACCTCATATTGGTAGTGTCGAAATAGGTAATAATGTCGAAATTGGTGCGTTTAGCACAGTTGTAAAAGCAACATTAGAGAAGACAATCATAGGAAGTTATGTTAAAGTTGATGATCATGTTCATATAGCGCATAATGTTGTTATTGGAGAAAAAACACTGTTAACTGCTTGCTCCATAGTTGGTGGAAGTGTAACTATTGGCAAAGGTGTTTGGATTGCACCAAATGCTTCTATAACTAATAAGATGTCAGTTGGTGATCGGTCATTTGTGGGGATAGGATCTGTTGTCAATAAAGACGTTCCCGAAAACTCCATAGTAGTCGGAAATCCCGCGAGACGCACAGGTAATAGGTATGAGGAAAGTAATCGGCAATGA
- a CDS encoding Gfo/Idh/MocA family protein — MRQVIVVGAGNWGKNLIHNFYNLGALAGVAEMNPDLRQQVESKYPEIKTYTDFSSVLESDVSAVVLATPAPTHYQLAMTALTAGKDVFVEKPMTLTTPEAKALAEYADQQGLILMVGHLLLYQPAITWMRNYLAQGKGGKVLHVATQRAKLGKVRREENVWWSFAPHDVSVVLDLLGNPTLSRVQASGQAMLQPGIEDNVHVDIVFESGQTAHLHSSWYWPELLRSTTVITEQEMLVYDEVAQKVTVYHKGVDGQLNNRDQGSQVVDVANSEPLKIECEHFLDCLQTLKKPRSDGWNGVAVVEILEKAQETLRG, encoded by the coding sequence ATGAGACAAGTAATTGTGGTGGGGGCTGGGAATTGGGGTAAAAATCTGATTCACAACTTTTACAATTTGGGTGCTTTGGCCGGGGTGGCGGAAATGAACCCAGATTTACGCCAGCAAGTTGAAAGCAAATATCCAGAAATAAAAACTTATACAGACTTTTCATCTGTCTTAGAAAGTGATGTTTCGGCAGTGGTTTTAGCAACTCCCGCCCCCACCCACTACCAGTTGGCTATGACAGCCTTAACAGCTGGGAAGGATGTGTTTGTCGAAAAGCCCATGACTCTCACGACTCCAGAGGCAAAAGCCCTGGCTGAATATGCTGATCAACAGGGGCTTATCCTCATGGTGGGGCATTTACTGCTCTATCAACCTGCTATTACTTGGATGCGGAATTACTTAGCCCAAGGGAAAGGCGGGAAAGTGCTTCATGTTGCCACCCAAAGAGCCAAGCTGGGTAAAGTACGTAGGGAAGAAAACGTTTGGTGGTCTTTTGCACCCCATGATGTATCTGTTGTCCTGGATTTATTGGGTAATCCCACTCTATCGAGAGTGCAAGCCAGCGGTCAGGCTATGTTACAACCGGGAATTGAAGATAATGTTCATGTTGATATTGTCTTTGAGAGCGGGCAAACTGCTCATTTGCATTCTTCTTGGTATTGGCCTGAGTTGCTACGCAGCACCACAGTAATTACAGAACAAGAAATGCTCGTTTATGATGAAGTTGCTCAAAAAGTGACTGTATATCATAAGGGTGTAGATGGCCAACTGAATAACCGTGATCAGGGCAGTCAAGTTGTGGATGTGGCAAATTCAGAGCCTCTGAAAATCGAATGTGAACATTTTTTAGACTGTTTGCAAACCCTTAAAAAGCCTCGTTCTGATGGATGGAATGGAGTAGCGGTAGTGGAAATTTTGGAAAAAGCTCAGGAGACATTACGTGGTTAA
- a CDS encoding nucleotide sugar dehydrogenase, which produces MTVLDQIKEKITNRKAIVGVIGLGYVGLPFAVEKAKVGFQVIGIEQNPVRAERVNDADNYISDVKDDDLKQVVSDGKLKAVTGFDVVPEIDVIVICVPTPLTKNLTPDLSYVEGVTKGIAKWLRQGQLVTLESTTYPGTTDEIMRPLLEETGLRQGVDFFLAHSPERVDPGNKRYTTKNTNKVVGASDPNSLTVAKLFYEQTIDHVVPVNSAKAAELVKVFENTFRAVNIALVNELALLCDRMGIDVWEVLDAANTKPFGIMPFYPGPGVGGHCIPIDPHYLEWKAKEFNFDTHFIALAGEINRRMPEFVREKTCRVLNKLGVAPSRAKVLILGVAYKKDLGDWRESPAIHVMNKLLEDGVEIAYHDSFVPEIYIQGQKFNSVPLNNNTLASYELVIITTDHSDIDYHNLVSHAVAVLDTRGVTRKLDCDKDKVTLL; this is translated from the coding sequence ATGACAGTTTTAGACCAAATAAAAGAGAAAATAACTAACCGCAAAGCTATTGTCGGTGTTATTGGACTGGGTTATGTAGGCTTACCTTTTGCAGTGGAAAAAGCAAAGGTGGGATTTCAGGTGATTGGTATTGAGCAAAATCCTGTGAGAGCCGAAAGAGTAAATGATGCTGATAATTATATTAGTGATGTCAAAGATGATGACCTCAAACAAGTAGTTAGTGATGGTAAACTCAAAGCAGTCACAGGATTTGATGTTGTACCAGAAATAGATGTAATAGTAATTTGTGTTCCCACCCCTTTAACAAAAAACCTCACACCAGACTTAAGCTATGTGGAAGGTGTCACTAAAGGCATTGCTAAATGGTTGAGACAGGGGCAATTAGTTACTTTAGAATCTACGACTTATCCGGGAACAACCGATGAAATTATGCGCCCGTTGTTAGAGGAGACAGGACTTAGACAAGGAGTAGACTTCTTTCTCGCCCATTCACCGGAAAGGGTAGACCCTGGTAATAAACGCTATACCACCAAGAATACTAATAAAGTTGTTGGTGCTTCTGACCCTAATTCTCTGACAGTCGCTAAGTTGTTTTATGAGCAAACCATTGACCATGTTGTGCCGGTAAATAGTGCTAAAGCAGCAGAGTTGGTCAAAGTGTTTGAAAATACTTTCCGCGCTGTGAATATTGCCTTAGTGAATGAACTGGCTTTATTGTGTGATCGCATGGGTATAGATGTCTGGGAAGTATTAGACGCTGCCAACACTAAACCCTTTGGGATTATGCCCTTTTATCCTGGACCAGGGGTAGGTGGACACTGTATCCCCATTGACCCTCACTATTTAGAATGGAAGGCGAAGGAATTTAACTTTGATACCCATTTTATTGCTTTGGCAGGGGAAATCAACCGCAGAATGCCAGAGTTTGTCAGGGAAAAAACCTGTCGGGTGTTAAATAAATTAGGGGTAGCGCCTAGCAGGGCTAAGGTATTGATTCTTGGTGTGGCGTATAAAAAGGACTTAGGCGACTGGCGAGAATCTCCTGCTATTCATGTGATGAATAAATTGTTAGAAGATGGGGTAGAAATTGCTTATCACGACTCCTTTGTTCCCGAAATTTATATTCAGGGACAAAAGTTTAATTCCGTACCATTAAATAATAACACCTTGGCAAGTTACGAACTGGTAATTATTACTACTGATCATAGTGATATTGATTACCATAACTTGGTTAGTCATGCTGTGGCTGTATTGGATACCCGGGGAGTAACCAGAAAATTAGACTGTGACAAGGACAAGGTGACACTATTATGA
- a CDS encoding competence/damage-inducible protein A: protein MSAEIICVGTELLLGDILNSNAQYLAQQLAQLGIPHYYQTVVGDNPERLKQVIEIATSRLQILIFTGGLGPTPDDLTCETIADFFGVPLVESAEILEDITQKFAQRGRVMSPSNRKQALIPQGAEILPNPTGTAPGIIWQPRPGLTILTFPGVPSEMHRMWTDTAVPFLKSQGWGQEIIYSRSLKFWGIGESALAEKVSAYLNLPNPTVAPYAGKGEVRLRISAKAPDEKAAEELIAPVEKQLKEIAGLDYYGADDDTLASVVGELLRSSGETLSVAESCTGGGLGQILTEIPGSSDYFWGGVISYDNTVKVRLLGVNPEDLDQFGAVSATVAEQMAIGVRNLLQTTWGLSITGIAGPSGGTATKPVGLVYIGMAGLGNEVTSYECKFGNMKNRSFIRHLSACTALDNLRRSVIVRTSV from the coding sequence ATGAGTGCAGAAATTATTTGTGTTGGTACTGAATTACTGCTAGGAGATATTCTCAACAGCAACGCTCAATATCTTGCCCAGCAGTTAGCACAGTTAGGCATTCCTCACTACTATCAAACTGTAGTCGGGGATAATCCCGAAAGACTCAAACAAGTGATTGAAATTGCCACTTCCAGATTGCAAATTCTGATTTTCACCGGTGGTTTAGGACCCACACCAGATGATTTAACCTGTGAAACCATTGCGGACTTTTTCGGTGTTCCCTTGGTAGAAAGTGCCGAAATCCTAGAAGATATAACTCAGAAATTTGCCCAGCGCGGCCGGGTAATGTCTCCTAGCAACCGCAAACAAGCTTTAATTCCCCAAGGAGCAGAAATTTTACCTAATCCTACGGGAACAGCACCGGGTATTATTTGGCAACCCCGTCCAGGATTAACAATTTTGACTTTCCCTGGTGTTCCCAGTGAAATGCACCGAATGTGGACAGATACAGCAGTACCTTTTCTCAAAAGTCAGGGTTGGGGGCAGGAAATTATTTACAGTCGTAGTTTAAAATTTTGGGGTATTGGTGAATCAGCCTTAGCAGAAAAAGTATCTGCTTATTTGAATTTACCTAACCCGACAGTAGCTCCTTACGCTGGCAAGGGAGAAGTTAGGCTGCGAATTTCTGCCAAAGCCCCTGATGAAAAAGCAGCAGAGGAATTAATTGCACCTGTGGAAAAGCAACTCAAGGAAATTGCTGGCTTAGATTATTACGGTGCTGATGATGATACCTTAGCTTCTGTTGTTGGTGAGTTGTTGCGATCTTCAGGAGAAACTTTATCAGTAGCAGAATCTTGTACTGGTGGGGGATTGGGACAAATACTGACAGAAATTCCTGGCAGTTCTGATTACTTTTGGGGTGGGGTAATTTCCTACGACAACACCGTGAAAGTTAGATTATTGGGGGTTAACCCTGAAGATTTAGATCAGTTTGGGGCTGTGAGTGCTACAGTAGCCGAACAAATGGCTATAGGTGTGAGAAATCTTCTCCAAACTACCTGGGGATTAAGTATTACTGGAATTGCAGGACCAAGTGGAGGTACTGCTACAAAACCTGTGGGTTTGGTGTATATTGGTATGGCTGGTCTAGGAAATGAGGTGACAAGCTATGAGTGTAAATTTGGAAATATGAAAAATCGCTCTTTCATTCGCCATCTCAGTGCTTGCACAGCATTAGATAATTTACGTCGTTCAGTTATAGTTAGGACATCAGTATAA
- a CDS encoding Npun_F5560 family protein codes for MSQSNTPEIQALSTEVSQLHQELQLRDQLVQQLSQELFRLVKGNTSFIPQKAEPEYDLSQLDALKEQLQAVEEQVTFYQEQIASRDSEIYQLRQSVQELTDRSRMLEQVVQELPQIYRRKFEERMTPVREKVAMLQRENRQLQAELQSVSYRLALKTRHSSHSGIDLPNFSSPISGQENISTPQNV; via the coding sequence GTGAGCCAATCTAACACACCCGAAATCCAAGCACTTTCTACTGAAGTATCGCAGTTGCATCAAGAGTTGCAACTAAGAGACCAATTAGTGCAACAGCTATCTCAAGAACTGTTCCGGCTGGTTAAGGGTAATACTAGCTTTATTCCGCAAAAGGCTGAACCTGAGTATGATTTGAGTCAGTTAGATGCTTTAAAGGAACAACTCCAAGCTGTGGAAGAGCAAGTAACGTTTTACCAAGAGCAAATTGCCTCTCGTGACTCGGAAATTTACCAATTACGACAGTCAGTTCAAGAATTGACTGATCGCAGTCGGATGTTAGAGCAAGTAGTACAAGAATTACCACAAATTTACCGTCGTAAGTTTGAGGAAAGAATGACTCCAGTCAGGGAGAAAGTGGCAATGTTACAAAGAGAAAATCGTCAACTACAAGCTGAACTACAAAGTGTAAGTTATCGGTTAGCACTCAAAACTCGCCACTCAAGTCATAGTGGTATAGATTTGCCAAACTTTTCTAGTCCTATATCTGGACAGGAAAATATATCTACTCCGCAAAATGTTTAG
- a CDS encoding Tic20 family protein, producing the protein MNWRGSTTVTDRIFACLPYLLPLIEVFAFGQFLLRDFPLLGIVFLPLLPLLRIYYGVRYAGLILFFALWLLVVRNDKIAHFIRFNTMQAIILDIVVFLCGILTDLVKFVPGSGFAMQTLYTTIFMGIVGAVVYSVFQSLNGRYAEIPAISDAVYMQVR; encoded by the coding sequence ATGAATTGGCGCGGCTCTACAACTGTTACTGACCGAATTTTTGCTTGTTTGCCTTATTTACTGCCTCTGATTGAAGTATTTGCCTTTGGTCAGTTTTTACTGCGAGATTTTCCACTGTTAGGAATAGTCTTTTTACCTCTGCTGCCATTGTTAAGAATTTACTATGGTGTCCGTTATGCAGGGCTGATTCTGTTCTTTGCTTTATGGCTATTAGTTGTCAGAAATGACAAAATCGCCCATTTTATTCGTTTCAACACTATGCAAGCGATCATTTTGGATATTGTGGTATTTTTGTGTGGCATCTTGACTGATCTTGTCAAATTCGTCCCTGGTAGTGGTTTTGCTATGCAAACACTGTATACAACCATTTTTATGGGGATAGTTGGGGCTGTAGTTTATTCTGTATTCCAGTCTTTAAATGGCCGTTATGCAGAAATCCCAGCCATTTCTGATGCTGTTTATATGCAGGTGCGTTAG
- the rpsF gene encoding 30S ribosomal protein S6, with product MTTVYETMYILRPDLGDEQVEQAVTKYQNLLTEQGAQNIEIQNRGKRRLAYEINRHRDGIYIQFNYTAPAGAIAPFERAMRLSEEVIRYLTIKQEIKEDKSDKEAVAA from the coding sequence ATGACCACAGTTTACGAGACAATGTACATTCTCCGCCCTGATTTGGGAGATGAGCAGGTAGAACAAGCGGTTACTAAATACCAGAACTTGTTGACTGAACAAGGCGCACAGAATATTGAAATTCAAAATCGTGGGAAGCGTCGTCTGGCTTATGAAATCAACAGACACCGTGACGGCATCTACATCCAATTTAACTACACAGCCCCAGCAGGTGCGATCGCTCCTTTTGAACGTGCTATGAGATTGAGCGAAGAGGTAATTCGCTACTTAACAATCAAGCAGGAAATAAAAGAAGACAAGTCAGATAAAGAAGCTGTAGCTGCTTAA
- a CDS encoding DedA family protein, whose protein sequence is MSFELFSLENIQEFAQSYGYWAIFLGILLENLGIPLPGETVTLVGGFLAGSDELNYWLVLGDAVTGAVIGGTFGYWIGRVGGWPFLLQVGKIFRISETRLLSIKDQFSENAAKAVFFGRFFALLRIFAAPLAGIAEMSFGKFLVYNLAGASAWAGVMVTLAFFAGRIVSLEQLVAWVSQFAILALLILVAVIVVPIWWESRQVKHLGE, encoded by the coding sequence ATGTCTTTTGAGCTATTTTCACTAGAAAACATCCAAGAATTTGCTCAATCTTACGGTTATTGGGCTATTTTTTTGGGAATTTTGCTAGAGAATTTGGGCATTCCTCTTCCTGGTGAAACCGTGACTTTAGTGGGCGGTTTCTTAGCTGGTAGTGACGAGCTTAATTACTGGCTGGTTCTGGGTGATGCTGTTACAGGTGCTGTAATAGGCGGTACTTTCGGCTATTGGATTGGTAGGGTTGGTGGTTGGCCGTTCCTGTTACAAGTGGGAAAGATATTCCGCATATCTGAAACCCGACTGCTGAGTATTAAAGATCAATTTAGTGAAAATGCTGCTAAAGCTGTATTTTTTGGTCGTTTTTTCGCATTATTGAGAATTTTTGCGGCTCCACTTGCGGGTATTGCCGAAATGTCCTTTGGTAAATTCCTGGTATATAACTTAGCAGGAGCTTCTGCCTGGGCTGGTGTCATGGTGACTTTAGCTTTCTTTGCTGGCAGAATTGTTTCCCTAGAACAATTAGTAGCTTGGGTAAGTCAATTTGCAATTTTGGCTTTACTTATTCTAGTTGCTGTAATTGTTGTGCCTATTTGGTGGGAATCACGCCAAGTTAAGCATTTGGGGGAATAG
- a CDS encoding STAS domain-containing protein: MTLTQERQVILFKPQGSIDLQVGTALSEKMAGVKPQPDQLWVIDLAEVEFMDSSGLVPLVQALKAVRESGCRLVLCNVQAPVRLVLELTHLDSVFEIVNDCEDIFSHLNKQSLVTVG, translated from the coding sequence ATGACTCTTACACAAGAACGCCAAGTGATTTTGTTCAAACCTCAAGGAAGCATAGACTTACAGGTTGGTACAGCCTTGAGTGAAAAGATGGCTGGAGTAAAACCTCAACCTGATCAACTTTGGGTTATCGATCTCGCAGAAGTTGAATTCATGGATAGCTCTGGTTTAGTTCCCCTAGTTCAAGCACTGAAAGCTGTACGCGAAAGCGGTTGTCGCTTAGTTCTTTGCAACGTGCAAGCTCCTGTAAGATTAGTATTGGAACTTACTCACCTAGATTCAGTGTTTGAGATAGTTAACGATTGCGAAGATATATTTTCTCATCTCAATAAGCAAAGTCTGGTGACAGTAGGCTAA
- the glyA gene encoding serine hydroxymethyltransferase, with protein MNKTNSDILKSSDPIVNDLINQELQRQRDHLELIASENFTSAAVLAAQGSVLTNKYAEGLPGKRYYGGCEFVDKIEQIAIDRAKQLFGAAHANVQPHSGAQANFAVFLTLLEPGDTIMGMDLSHGGHLTHGSPVNVSGKWFQVRHYGVSKETEQLDYDQIRDLALKERPKLLICGYSAYPRIIDFEKFRSIADEVGAYLLADIAHIAGLVATGHHPNPIPYCDVVTTTTHKTLRGPRGGLILTRDAELGKKFDKSVFPGTQGGPLEHVIAGKAVAFGEALKPEFTTYSGHVIENARALASQLQNRGLKLVSDGTDNHLMLVDLRSVGMTGKKADRLVSEVNITANKNTVPFDPESPFVTSGLRLGSPAMTTRGLGVAEFTEIGNIISDRLLSPDSKTVAEDCRRRVAALCDRFPLYPHLEIPVPVLA; from the coding sequence GTGAACAAGACCAACTCAGACATTCTTAAATCTTCTGACCCTATTGTTAACGACTTAATCAACCAAGAACTACAACGGCAACGGGATCACCTAGAATTAATTGCTAGTGAAAACTTTACTTCCGCTGCTGTACTAGCTGCCCAAGGTTCAGTATTAACCAATAAATACGCCGAAGGTTTACCAGGTAAACGCTACTATGGTGGTTGTGAATTTGTTGACAAAATTGAACAAATAGCCATTGACAGAGCTAAACAATTATTTGGTGCTGCTCATGCCAACGTACAACCCCATTCTGGCGCACAAGCTAACTTTGCTGTCTTCCTCACCCTACTAGAACCCGGTGACACCATTATGGGGATGGACTTGTCCCATGGTGGACACCTCACCCACGGTTCACCAGTGAATGTTTCCGGCAAATGGTTTCAAGTGCGTCACTATGGAGTTAGCAAAGAAACAGAACAGCTTGATTATGATCAAATTCGTGATTTAGCACTTAAAGAACGTCCTAAACTGTTAATTTGCGGTTATTCAGCCTATCCCCGGATCATAGACTTTGAAAAATTCCGTAGTATAGCTGATGAAGTGGGAGCTTACTTATTAGCTGATATTGCTCACATTGCTGGGTTAGTAGCTACAGGCCATCATCCTAACCCCATTCCTTATTGTGATGTAGTCACAACAACCACCCATAAAACCTTGCGTGGACCTAGAGGCGGCTTGATTTTAACCCGTGATGCAGAACTCGGTAAAAAGTTTGATAAATCAGTATTTCCTGGTACTCAAGGCGGACCATTAGAACACGTCATAGCTGGTAAGGCGGTAGCATTTGGGGAAGCATTGAAACCTGAATTTACAACTTATTCTGGTCACGTGATTGAAAATGCTCGTGCTTTAGCCTCCCAACTGCAAAACAGAGGTTTGAAATTAGTATCAGATGGCACGGATAATCATTTAATGCTAGTAGATTTACGTTCTGTGGGTATGACAGGTAAAAAAGCAGATAGATTAGTGAGTGAGGTAAATATCACCGCTAACAAAAATACAGTGCCTTTTGATCCAGAATCACCATTTGTTACCAGTGGATTGAGATTAGGTTCACCAGCCATGACCACAAGGGGTTTAGGAGTGGCAGAATTTACAGAAATTGGGAATATTATTAGCGATCGCTTGCTTTCCCCAGATTCTAAAACAGTAGCAGAAGATTGCCGTCGTCGAGTTGCAGCATTGTGCGATCGCTTTCCCCTGTATCCTCACCTAGAAATTCCCGTACCTGTCCTAGCTTAA
- a CDS encoding acyltransferase, whose amino-acid sequence MVNYFAHESAYVDEGAQIGEGTKIWHFCHIFGKAKIGNNCNLGQNVLVANNVVIGNNCKIQNNVSLYEGVVLEDYVFCGPSMVFTNIKTPRCEYPRNTSDDYRQTLVKRGASIGANATIVCGVTLHECAFVAAGAVVTKDVPAYAMVAGVPAKIIGWMSAYGDVLEFDSQGYAIDSIGVKYQQMSGNQVVKLPVS is encoded by the coding sequence GTGGTTAATTACTTTGCCCATGAATCCGCTTATGTAGATGAAGGTGCCCAAATTGGGGAAGGGACGAAAATATGGCATTTCTGCCATATATTTGGCAAGGCGAAAATTGGGAATAATTGCAATTTAGGACAAAACGTGTTGGTTGCAAATAATGTTGTTATTGGTAACAATTGCAAAATACAGAACAATGTTTCCTTGTATGAGGGAGTAGTTTTAGAAGATTATGTCTTTTGTGGACCGAGTATGGTTTTTACAAATATAAAAACTCCTCGTTGTGAATATCCCCGTAATACTAGCGATGATTATCGTCAAACTTTAGTGAAACGGGGAGCGAGTATTGGTGCTAATGCGACTATTGTTTGTGGTGTCACTCTCCATGAATGTGCTTTCGTGGCTGCGGGTGCAGTGGTGACAAAAGATGTTCCTGCTTATGCTATGGTAGCTGGGGTTCCAGCCAAAATCATCGGTTGGATGAGCGCCTATGGGGATGTATTGGAGTTTGATTCCCAGGGTTATGCCATTGATTCCATAGGGGTTAAGTACCAGCAGATGTCAGGCAATCAAGTAGTAAAATTGCCAGTAAGCTGA